AGATGTGCGGAAGTTGATAACTTCCGCCGGCTTGTTGAGCCGAAAGAAAAATATGCTTTCCGTTTCCAATATCCAAAGCATACTTTCCAATTCATTTTATTACGGAGTTTTCAAATACAACGACGAAATGTATGACGGAAAGCATGAGCCAATGATTCCAAAGAAACTTTTTGAAGCGTGCCAAAAAGTGATGGCGGATCGTTCGCGCCCAAAAAAGCCGAGCCAAAAAGAATATCCGTTTAGAAATATGCTTGTTTGCGGAGAATGCGGTTGCGCCATTACTTCCGAAACGCAAAAAGGACATAACTATTATCGTTGCACTAAAAAGCGGGATAAAAAATGTTCGCAAAAATATATCCGCGAGGAAATTTTGGCACGCCAGATTTCAGACGAGCTTCAAAAAGTTTCTTTGTCTTCCGCTTGGGCGGAGTGGATATTAGGAGAACTAAACAAGGAAGAAGCGGAAGCCGCCCAAAGCGGAGCCGTTTTCGCTCAAAATCTCAAAGACAAAATAAAAGAGCTTGAAGGAAAGCTCGACATACTTTTAGACGCTCATTTGGACGGCACAATTTCGCGCGAGGAATACACCGCTAAAAAAGAAAAAATCATCAACGAAAAAGCCGAACTTTCTGAAAAATCAAAGGATTTTGAGCGAAACGGCAATCATTGGCTCGAACCGGCAAGACAATTCATTTTAGCGGCTCAACAAGCCAAAATTATCGCTTTGCAAGAAAATCCCGTCGCGGGACGGGATTTTCTCAAAAGGATTGGCTCGAACCGCGTTTTGCTTTCGCAAAAGGTGGCGATTGAACCCAAAAAATCTTGGCAAATACTATACAATCTGCCTGCCGAGGCGCGAAGCGCCGAGGCAACAAACTCGCAACATACAATTTGGCTCCGGCGGTAGGATTCGAACCTACGACCAAGGGATTACACTACTAATTAGTGGACTATATCATCCTCATGGATAATGGAATTATCTTTAGAGGTCGGGCGCTGGTAAGGGATTATTGTTGGTACTCACCCTTTAGTCTCTACACCTTCTCAAGAACCTAAGACCTCTTGAGCTTGGCTCGGTATTGGCCGGACAAGGCGTTCACCGAATTCACCCGATTTTACATTCCGAATTTCTTCGGAGCGCTGCCTGCAATGAATTTCAGCGTGGCAATTGGCGCAAACTAATATGCATTTGTCCAATTCCCGCTTAATTTTTTCCCAAGATCTTGTAAACCCATCGCCTGAAACAGCAAAGTCTTTTTCTCCCGGTTTTGTATGATGAAATTGAAGCGCTTCCTGGCACTTGCCATAACCGCACAATTCACATACGCTACCTTTGTATTTTATAGACTTCTGTTTTAGGTCTTTTCTCCGTTTATCAACGAAGAATTTTCCTTTGCACTTTGGGTTGCAAAATCTGCGTCCTAGTTTAACTTCTTTTGTGCAAATTTTCCAAGCACATTTCATAAAAGCTTGTATGCTAAAGAAATTAAATTAGTTGACAGTCCCCTGCGCTACCACTGCGCTACGCCGGAAGATGCTTTTGCCTTAAAAAACAAAAAGCAATGTAACAAGTTTTACCCCATTACATTGCTTTATTGTAATACAATCTTTAAAAATAATCAAGTAGCTTCTTGGCTTCCGGATGTTTCTTGATCCGGTCCAGCGCCTTGGCCTCGATCTGGCGAATACGCTCGCGGGTCACACCGAATTCCTGGCCGATCTCTTCCAAGGTGTGAGTAATTCCATCTTCCAGACCGAATCGCATTTTCAAGATCTTCTGCTCGCGCGGACTCACTTTCACTAAAATTTCCGTGATATAATCTTTTAATAATTTTCGCGCCGCCGACTGATTGGGCAAAATCGTTTCCGTGTCTTCAATAAAATCCCCCAACGTGCTCTCGTCGTTCTCTTCGCCCACGCTAGTTTCCAAAGAAATAGTGTCTTGCGAAATTTTCATAATATAGCGGACTTTTTCCACTTCCAATCCCATTTCGCTGGCGATCTCTTCCGGCAATGGCTCGCGGCCCAGATCCTGCACCAGGTGGCGGGTGATCTGCGCGAATTTATTAATCGTCTCCACCATATGCACCGGGATCCTGATCGTGCGCGACTGATCAGCCAGCGCTCTCGTGATCGCCTGCCTGATCCACCAAGTGGCATAAGTGGAAAACTTATAGCCTTTCCGCCAATCGTATTTTTCCACCGCCCGGAACAAACCGATATTTCCTTCCTGTATTAGGTCGAGCAAGGTCAGATTATGGCTCCTACCCACATATTTTTTGGCAATGCTGACCACCAGGCGCAAATTCGCCTCGGCTAATCTTTTCTTGGCCGCTTCATCGTCTTTTTCAATTCTCTTGGCCAGCTCAACTTCTTCCTGCGCGCTCAAAAGCGAAACCTTGCCGATCTCTTTCAGATACATTTGCACGGAATTGGTGCTGATCTCGTCCGGCGGTATTTCCTTGGCAATGTCCGGAACCGAAACAGCGGTTTTCTTCTCCGCGGCTTCCACGTTTTCGGCGTCTGTCATTGAGATCACCACTTTGCCCGCCTCGATCCGGATATTTGATTCTTCCAGTTTTTTATATAGATTTTCCAGCGAATCAAGATGATTTTCAATATCGCCGATCGCGGCCAGAATTTCCCCTTCCGTCACAAAACCTCTGTCCCTGCCCCGAGCGATCAGGTCATTGATGGCGATCTCTTTTTCTTTTTCCAAAGCCAAAAGGGCTTCCTTGGTTTTTTTTACTTTCTTAGGCGCTTTTTTCGAAACTTTTTTTCTCTTAATGGCTTTCCGCTTTGGGCTATGGGCGCGCTTTTTTAACTTTTTCTTAAAAAGTTTTTTTGCGGTTTTCGTTTTCTTGATTTTTCGCGCCGCCTTCTTTTTGTTTTTACCGGCATGTTTTATCGCTTTGCGGTGCAGCTTTTTTTTATTTTTTTTCGCCATAAATTACTTTGTTAATTTTTCTTTTTTTTGCGAGATATCGGCCAGCTCTTTCATAAAAAGCTTGATCGATTCATGATCTTTATTCGCTTCCGCTGTTTTAATGTCTTTTTCGAGGATCTTTTGCTTGGCTTCATATTGCTTGGAGACCAAACGCTTCAGTAATTCTTCGAATACTTTGTTGGTTTTTCCCGGCTCGCTTCCGATCTCATAATAATATTCCGCCTTCAGGGCTATTTCCGATAAATTCTGGAATAATTCCGGAGCCAATATTTTCTTTAAGTCTAGCATTAAATCCGCTTTTTGTAAACGCTCTTCGCCGTAAGAGGCGGCTGTCTCGTATATTTTTCGCCAATCGGAATTGTTAAAAACAAATCCATATTCCTTGATCTTTTTTATCTGGCCGGCAATATCGGGCGGCAGGATCATAAGCGCCAAAAGATAACCTTCCAGTTCCTCGGAGTTTTTAACCAAAAATCCCGATCCGGCGGCTCTCCCGCTCGCGCTTGGCGCGCTTTTATTTCCCAGCCTGATTTTTTTCAATTCTTCAAGCAATACTTTTTCATCAATATCTATCTTGTCGCTCAAAATTCCCACCCAATGAGCCTGCTCGATCGAGGAAGGGATCTTCGCGATCTCTCCTAGCAGTTCATCCGCTATCGCTTTTTTGCCTTCCAGGGTATTCGCGTTATTTTTGCTGAAAGAGTTTTTAAAATAAAAATCATTGATATCAATCGCTTCTTTTACCAATTTTTTCCATCCGTCGGGATTATCGACAAAATCAGAAGGATCTTTTTCAGCCGGCAAGACAACTATCTTCACGCCAAACCCCGCGCCAACCGCAAGATCAATGCTGCGCCTGGTCGCCTCCTGCCCGGCATCATCGCCGTCAAAAGATAAGATAAGGCGCGACGCGTATCGCTTGATGAGTTTTAATTGCTCGCTGGTCAAAGCGGTGCCGGAAGAAGCGACGGCGTTCGTCACTCCCATCTGATGCGAACCGATAACATCCATATATCCTTCCACCAAAATGCAATTATTGGTCTTCCGAATCCGCTCCCTGGCAAAATTCATACCATACAAGATCCGGCTTTTGCTGTAGGTCAAACTTTCCGGAGAATTGATGTATTTGGCTTCTTGCCCGTCTTTCCTGGTAAAAGACCTTCCGCCAAAACCCACGGTGCGGCCGGTAATATCCAGGATCGGGAACATGATCCGACCCCGGAAACGATCATAAAAATTTTCGCTATTCCCTCCGGAAGAAAAACTTGAACCTCTGTCACGCGCCACCGTAATGCCCGCGGAAAAGATCTCTTTTTTGGTAAAACCCCTGGCAACAAGAAAATTTTCCGTATCGCTCCACGCGTCCGGTGCATAGCCTATTTCAAAATTATTGATCGATTCTTCGGTCAAGCCCCGTCCCAATAAATATTTTTTAGCCGCCAATCCTGCTTCGGTTCTTGCCAATTGT
The bacterium DNA segment above includes these coding regions:
- a CDS encoding recombinase family protein, producing the protein MKYFLYIRKSTDEDDRQVLSLEAQETELKEFALRENLLIAATFRESQTAKEPGRPIFNDMLKRMESGEAEGILAWHPDRLARNSIDGGRVIFLIDTGKIKALKSPTFWFEPTPQGKFMLNIAFGQSKYFVDNLSENTKRGLRQKLRRGELPGYAPLGYLNDLLKHTMYKDPERFRLVRKIFELYATGNYSLKDVRKLITSAGLLSRKKNMLSVSNIQSILSNSFYYGVFKYNDEMYDGKHEPMIPKKLFEACQKVMADRSRPKKPSQKEYPFRNMLVCGECGCAITSETQKGHNYYRCTKKRDKKCSQKYIREEILARQISDELQKVSLSSAWAEWILGELNKEEAEAAQSGAVFAQNLKDKIKELEGKLDILLDAHLDGTISREEYTAKKEKIINEKAELSEKSKDFERNGNHWLEPARQFILAAQQAKIIALQENPVAGRDFLKRIGSNRVLLSQKVAIEPKKSWQILYNLPAEARSAEATNSQHTIWLRR
- a CDS encoding sigma-70 family RNA polymerase sigma factor; its protein translation is MAKKNKKKLHRKAIKHAGKNKKKAARKIKKTKTAKKLFKKKLKKRAHSPKRKAIKRKKVSKKAPKKVKKTKEALLALEKEKEIAINDLIARGRDRGFVTEGEILAAIGDIENHLDSLENLYKKLEESNIRIEAGKVVISMTDAENVEAAEKKTAVSVPDIAKEIPPDEISTNSVQMYLKEIGKVSLLSAQEEVELAKRIEKDDEAAKKRLAEANLRLVVSIAKKYVGRSHNLTLLDLIQEGNIGLFRAVEKYDWRKGYKFSTYATWWIRQAITRALADQSRTIRIPVHMVETINKFAQITRHLVQDLGREPLPEEIASEMGLEVEKVRYIMKISQDTISLETSVGEENDESTLGDFIEDTETILPNQSAARKLLKDYITEILVKVSPREQKILKMRFGLEDGITHTLEEIGQEFGVTRERIRQIEAKALDRIKKHPEAKKLLDYF
- the dnaG gene encoding DNA primase — its product is MVDSQLQEIKDRLDIVEVLSGYLRLSKAGRNFKAPCPFHNEKTPSFVISPERQIWHCFGCGQGGDIFTFVMKMEGMEFPEALRHLAEKAGVELKRINYEAAGAKTKILEVNRVAKNFYREQLARTEAGLAAKKYLLGRGLTEESINNFEIGYAPDAWSDTENFLVARGFTKKEIFSAGITVARDRGSSFSSGGNSENFYDRFRGRIMFPILDITGRTVGFGGRSFTRKDGQEAKYINSPESLTYSKSRILYGMNFARERIRKTNNCILVEGYMDVIGSHQMGVTNAVASSGTALTSEQLKLIKRYASRLILSFDGDDAGQEATRRSIDLAVGAGFGVKIVVLPAEKDPSDFVDNPDGWKKLVKEAIDINDFYFKNSFSKNNANTLEGKKAIADELLGEIAKIPSSIEQAHWVGILSDKIDIDEKVLLEELKKIRLGNKSAPSASGRAAGSGFLVKNSEELEGYLLALMILPPDIAGQIKKIKEYGFVFNNSDWRKIYETAASYGEERLQKADLMLDLKKILAPELFQNLSEIALKAEYYYEIGSEPGKTNKVFEELLKRLVSKQYEAKQKILEKDIKTAEANKDHESIKLFMKELADISQKKEKLTK